The following are encoded in a window of Amycolatopsis solani genomic DNA:
- the coaD gene encoding pantetheine-phosphate adenylyltransferase, whose product MRRAVCPGSYDPATNGHFDIIERAAQLFDEVVVAVGVNKSKKGLFEIEERLEMLREITAKLGNVRVDSWEGLLVDYCRDNGIVAIAKGLRSVSDFDYELQMAQMNRELTGVETLLMANNPAYGFVSSSLVKEVAALGGDIEHLVPPIVYERLTEKFPKLGR is encoded by the coding sequence ATGCGGCGTGCGGTCTGTCCCGGTTCCTACGATCCGGCCACCAACGGGCACTTCGACATCATCGAACGGGCGGCCCAGCTGTTCGACGAGGTCGTCGTCGCGGTGGGGGTCAACAAGAGCAAGAAGGGCCTCTTCGAGATCGAAGAACGCCTCGAGATGCTGCGCGAGATCACCGCGAAGCTGGGCAACGTGCGCGTCGACTCGTGGGAAGGCCTGCTGGTCGACTACTGCCGCGACAACGGCATCGTGGCGATCGCCAAGGGCCTGCGCTCGGTCAGCGACTTCGACTACGAGCTGCAGATGGCGCAGATGAACCGCGAGCTCACCGGTGTCGAGACGCTGCTGATGGCGAACAACCCGGCGTACGGGTTCGTGTCCAGCTCGCTGGTCAAGGAGGTCGCCGCGCTCGGCGGCGACATCGAGCACCTGGTGCCGCCGATCGTCTACGAGCGGCTCACGGAGAAGTTCCCGAAGCTCGGGCGCTGA
- the rsmD gene encoding 16S rRNA (guanine(966)-N(2))-methyltransferase RsmD: MTRIVAGTAGGRRLKVPPKGTRPTSERVREALFNALETAGELDGARVLDLYAGSGALGLEALSRGAADALFVEADRRAVEVLRGNVAALGLGGTVRAGQVEAVVAAPAPAAYDLVLADPPYAVDAAALGKVLASLAAGGWLGSAALVVVERAARDGEPDWPAGFEPSRAKKYGDTAVFWAEFTPVA; this comes from the coding sequence GTGACCAGGATCGTGGCCGGGACGGCGGGTGGCCGGCGGCTGAAGGTGCCGCCGAAGGGCACCCGGCCGACGTCGGAACGCGTCCGGGAAGCGCTGTTCAACGCCCTCGAAACGGCGGGGGAGCTCGACGGCGCCCGCGTCCTCGACCTCTACGCGGGGTCCGGCGCGCTCGGCCTCGAAGCGCTTTCGCGCGGCGCGGCGGACGCGTTGTTCGTGGAAGCCGACCGGCGCGCGGTGGAGGTGCTGCGCGGCAACGTCGCGGCGCTGGGCCTGGGCGGCACCGTCCGGGCGGGGCAGGTCGAGGCCGTGGTCGCCGCGCCCGCCCCCGCCGCGTACGACCTCGTGCTGGCCGACCCGCCCTACGCCGTGGACGCGGCCGCGCTCGGCAAGGTGCTGGCGTCGCTGGCCGCGGGCGGCTGGCTGGGCTCGGCCGCGCTCGTCGTGGTCGAACGCGCGGCCCGCGACGGCGAGCCGGACTGGCCGGCCGGCTTCGAGCCCTCGCGCGCGAAGAAGTACGGCGACACCGCGGTCTTCTGGGCCGAATTCACGCCTGTGGCGTGA